In one window of Myxococcus virescens DNA:
- a CDS encoding ChbG/HpnK family deacetylase: MTRPLTRLVVNADDLGLHASLDAGILRAHRDGIVTSATLLATGPTAPEAAARAKEARLAVGLHLALSTRLPPAAPAHEVPTVAPEGRLRGSWADFARAWLTGQVRRDELARELSAQLQRARALGVTVDHLDGHQHLHLLPGVRPLVESLAAREGLPLRWPDALPRPRWLKAPGPALKATVLAVLARAAPRAPKGVRRVSAGGVFEAGMLDEAALLAVVDTLPAGDFELGCHPGEGTPHVPEDPAWRYGWQAELAALTSTRVKARLHERGIELHSYGTLFSAT, encoded by the coding sequence ATGACGCGCCCCCTCACGCGACTGGTGGTGAACGCGGACGACCTGGGGCTCCATGCCTCGCTGGACGCGGGCATCCTCCGCGCGCACCGAGATGGCATCGTCACCAGCGCCACGCTGCTGGCCACGGGCCCCACCGCGCCCGAGGCCGCCGCCCGCGCGAAGGAGGCACGGCTCGCGGTGGGCCTCCACCTGGCGCTCTCCACGCGGCTGCCTCCCGCGGCGCCCGCGCACGAGGTGCCCACGGTAGCACCGGAGGGCCGGCTGCGTGGCAGCTGGGCCGACTTCGCCCGTGCCTGGCTCACCGGACAGGTTCGCCGGGACGAGCTGGCGCGCGAGCTCTCCGCGCAGCTTCAACGGGCCCGCGCCCTGGGCGTGACGGTGGACCACCTGGACGGGCACCAGCACCTGCACCTGCTGCCCGGTGTACGTCCCCTGGTGGAGTCCCTGGCCGCGCGCGAAGGGCTGCCCCTGCGCTGGCCGGACGCCCTGCCTCGCCCGCGCTGGCTGAAGGCGCCGGGCCCCGCGCTGAAGGCCACGGTGCTGGCCGTGCTCGCGCGCGCCGCGCCTCGGGCCCCCAAGGGCGTGCGCCGGGTGAGCGCGGGCGGCGTCTTCGAAGCGGGGATGTTGGACGAGGCCGCCCTGCTCGCGGTGGTGGACACGCTGCCCGCGGGCGACTTCGAGCTGGGCTGTCACCCGGGTGAAGGCACGCCGCACGTCCCCGAGGACCCGGCGTGGCGCTACGGCTGGCAGGCGGAGCTGGCCGCACTGACCAGCACGCGCGTGAAGGCGCGGCTGCACGAGCGCGGCATCGAGCTTCACAGCTACGGAACGCTGTTCTCCGCCACGTAG
- a CDS encoding ATP-binding protein yields MGSQAAYVHGQQAESPRGRLLLVDDEENILKSIRRVLRRGDWDIETATDAEQGLRAVEAFHPEVVISDFRMPGMNGVDFLTRVKQQEPRAQRIMLTGQADQQAIEEAINRSEIFRFISKPWNDSHLVLTVKSAFEQYALQAENERLYTVTQAQNAELKLLNADLEERVAQRTRMLSQAKREWELSFDCMETPLCVVRARDFAVRRANLAYADVAGRSIEEIPSDTTCYRYLFGRNEPCTGCPLPAAVESGKGARGEVRQGGRTFVVAAYPMTGDERVVCTYRDVTEEQSMTRRLIETEKMAAVGQLAGGVAHEINNPLGGILAFAQLMSRDAGRSEADLESLGLIEESALRCKRIVESLLKFSRHSRVEDRRPFDLSKCVEDAAVLFRAQLKSMPTVELTLGLADGLPKVYGDPGQLAQVVLNLLQNGLQSLPTREGKLKLVTGREGDRCFFAVTDTGTGIEEKYLPRIFEPSFTTKAPGEGTGLGLSIAYRIVQDHGGSFHVDTQVGEGSCFTVFLPIPLQLERLP; encoded by the coding sequence ATGGGTTCTCAAGCCGCATATGTCCACGGTCAGCAGGCCGAGTCGCCACGCGGGCGGCTGCTCCTGGTGGATGACGAGGAGAACATCCTCAAGTCCATCCGCCGGGTGCTGCGCCGCGGCGACTGGGACATCGAGACGGCGACGGACGCCGAGCAGGGCCTGCGGGCGGTGGAGGCCTTCCACCCCGAGGTGGTCATCTCCGATTTCCGCATGCCGGGGATGAATGGCGTCGATTTCCTTACCCGGGTGAAGCAGCAGGAGCCGCGGGCCCAGCGCATCATGCTGACGGGCCAGGCGGACCAGCAGGCCATCGAAGAGGCCATCAACCGGTCGGAGATCTTCCGCTTCATCTCCAAGCCCTGGAACGACAGCCACCTGGTGCTGACGGTGAAGAGCGCCTTCGAGCAGTACGCGCTCCAGGCGGAGAACGAGCGGCTCTACACGGTGACGCAGGCGCAGAACGCGGAACTGAAGCTGCTCAACGCGGACCTGGAGGAGCGCGTCGCCCAGCGCACGCGCATGCTGAGCCAGGCCAAGCGCGAGTGGGAGCTGTCCTTCGACTGCATGGAGACGCCGCTGTGCGTGGTGCGCGCGCGGGACTTCGCGGTGCGGCGGGCGAACCTGGCGTACGCGGACGTGGCGGGGCGCTCCATCGAGGAGATTCCCTCCGACACCACGTGCTACCGCTACCTCTTCGGCCGCAACGAGCCGTGCACGGGCTGCCCGCTGCCGGCGGCGGTGGAGAGCGGCAAGGGCGCGCGCGGTGAGGTCCGCCAGGGCGGGCGCACCTTCGTGGTGGCCGCCTACCCCATGACGGGGGATGAGCGCGTCGTCTGCACCTACCGGGACGTCACCGAGGAGCAGTCGATGACGCGGCGGCTCATCGAGACGGAGAAGATGGCCGCAGTGGGCCAGCTCGCCGGCGGGGTGGCGCACGAAATCAACAACCCGCTGGGCGGCATCCTCGCCTTCGCGCAGTTGATGTCGCGCGACGCGGGCCGCAGCGAGGCGGACCTGGAGTCGCTGGGCCTCATCGAGGAGAGCGCGCTGCGCTGCAAGCGCATCGTGGAGAGCCTCCTCAAGTTCAGCCGCCACAGCCGCGTGGAGGACCGGCGGCCCTTCGACTTGTCCAAGTGCGTGGAGGACGCGGCGGTGCTGTTCCGCGCGCAGCTCAAGTCCATGCCCACGGTGGAGCTGACGCTGGGGCTCGCGGACGGCCTGCCGAAGGTGTACGGCGACCCCGGTCAGCTCGCGCAGGTGGTGCTCAACCTGCTCCAGAACGGTCTCCAGTCGCTGCCCACGCGTGAGGGCAAGCTGAAGCTGGTGACGGGTCGCGAAGGCGACCGCTGCTTCTTCGCGGTGACGGACACCGGCACGGGTATCGAGGAGAAGTACCTGCCTCGCATCTTCGAGCCGTCGTTCACCACCAAGGCCCCGGGTGAAGGCACCGGCCTGGGGCTCTCCATTGCCTACCGCATCGTCCAGGACCATGGGGGCAGCTTCCACGTGGACACCCAGGTCGGCGAAGGCTCCTGCTTCACCGTTTTTCTGCCCATCCCCCTGCAGCTCGAGAGGTTGCCGTGA
- a CDS encoding GGDEF domain-containing response regulator codes for MKSPFCGDTVNSRPFTLLVVDDSQSTLPRLARALGPEDFALRITAHGPEVPRLAREVSLVVLCPGEDAQASVGLLERLIPEEGPVGPPVVLVAPPEPRGLWLEALRRGAEVVLDPWSPDELVARVHRALAAKARMESLAAQVSELQRLSSTDGLTGLHNHRHFQERLREEFRRAQRYDDSLSLILLDLDFFKEINDKYGHSAGDGVLREVAAALTRGVRETDLVARYGGEEFAVLLPRTHLTGALTVAERVRRELRALRLEVSDSLQVTASLGVSSFPHRTVLTPEQLLLTADEALYQAKRDGRDRICLHPQLPVGPLGT; via the coding sequence GTGAAATCACCATTTTGCGGGGACACTGTGAACTCCAGGCCTTTCACCCTGCTGGTAGTGGACGACTCGCAGTCGACGTTGCCTCGGTTGGCCCGTGCGCTGGGCCCGGAGGATTTCGCCCTCCGAATCACCGCCCACGGCCCGGAGGTGCCGAGGTTGGCGCGGGAGGTATCGCTGGTGGTGCTCTGCCCGGGCGAGGACGCCCAGGCCAGCGTGGGGTTGCTCGAACGCCTGATACCCGAGGAAGGCCCGGTAGGGCCCCCCGTGGTGCTCGTGGCGCCACCCGAGCCCAGAGGCCTCTGGCTGGAGGCCCTGCGCCGGGGGGCTGAGGTCGTATTGGACCCATGGTCGCCGGATGAACTGGTGGCCCGGGTGCATCGCGCCCTGGCCGCGAAGGCCCGGATGGAGTCGCTCGCCGCCCAGGTGAGCGAGCTCCAGCGGCTGTCGTCGACGGACGGCCTCACGGGCCTCCACAACCACCGCCATTTCCAGGAGCGGCTGAGGGAGGAGTTCCGCCGTGCCCAGCGTTATGACGACTCCCTGTCGCTCATCCTGCTGGACTTGGATTTCTTCAAGGAAATCAACGACAAGTACGGCCACTCCGCGGGCGACGGCGTGCTGCGCGAGGTGGCCGCCGCGCTCACCCGGGGCGTGCGCGAGACGGACCTGGTGGCCCGCTATGGCGGCGAGGAGTTCGCGGTGCTGCTGCCCCGCACCCACCTCACCGGGGCGCTCACCGTCGCCGAGCGCGTCCGCCGCGAGCTGCGCGCCCTGCGGCTGGAGGTGTCGGACAGCCTGCAAGTCACCGCGTCATTGGGGGTTTCCAGCTTCCCCCACCGCACCGTCCTCACCCCGGAGCAGCTGCTCCTGACGGCCGACGAGGCCCTCTACCAGGCCAAACGGGACGGCAGGGATCGCATCTGCCTACATCCCCAGCTCCCGGTCGGTCCGCTCGGAACCTAG
- a CDS encoding glycosyltransferase family 2 protein encodes MAQYPSISLFFPAWNEEDYVERAVSRALEVLPALTDDFEIIVVNDASTDRTREVCEALALKVPQLRVIHHPVNLKLGGAMRTGLAASTKDIVVYSDVDLPWDMRELERALHLMSYLEADMICAFRFDRTSEGPKRIIYSFVYNMLIRSLFDIQIKDVNFSFKVMHRRVLEAMELHSQGSFIDAELVVKAIRQGFRVFQMGVDYFPRTRGVSTLASPSVITKMVRELVKLYPKMRAPQPPVHPVRLPPSVQQLHAVPPGRTARG; translated from the coding sequence GTGGCCCAATACCCAAGCATCAGCCTGTTCTTCCCCGCCTGGAACGAAGAGGACTACGTCGAGCGCGCCGTCAGCCGGGCGCTGGAGGTCCTCCCCGCCCTGACGGACGACTTCGAAATCATCGTCGTCAACGACGCGTCCACGGACCGCACCCGTGAGGTCTGCGAGGCGCTGGCCCTGAAGGTTCCCCAACTGCGTGTCATCCACCACCCCGTGAATCTGAAGCTGGGTGGCGCCATGCGCACCGGGCTGGCGGCCTCGACGAAGGACATCGTCGTGTACTCCGATGTGGACCTGCCCTGGGACATGCGCGAGCTGGAGCGGGCGCTGCACCTGATGTCGTACCTGGAGGCGGACATGATTTGCGCCTTCCGGTTCGACCGCACGAGCGAGGGCCCCAAGCGCATCATCTACTCGTTCGTCTACAACATGCTCATCCGGTCGCTGTTCGACATCCAGATCAAGGACGTCAACTTCAGCTTCAAGGTGATGCACCGGCGCGTGCTGGAGGCCATGGAGCTGCACAGCCAGGGCTCGTTCATCGACGCGGAGCTGGTGGTGAAGGCCATCCGCCAGGGCTTCCGCGTGTTCCAGATGGGCGTGGACTACTTCCCTCGCACGCGCGGCGTGTCCACGCTGGCCTCGCCCTCCGTCATCACGAAGATGGTGCGGGAGCTGGTGAAGCTCTATCCGAAGATGCGCGCGCCGCAGCCGCCAGTGCACCCGGTGCGCTTGCCGCCTTCCGTGCAGCAGCTCCACGCGGTGCCGCCGGGCCGCACGGCGCGAGGCTGA
- a CDS encoding class I SAM-dependent methyltransferase — MSDLLEQALLRYDGLPVAERFHVHARAFSAPLLAMAARTPVGAVADIGCGHGLLSALLALEDPGRTVHGVDPDSRKVAWARRALAGQPNVRVEEGTVEETLARGALGRFDAAVVCDVLYLLPESKWAGFLSTVRGLLKPGGRLLLKEVEGDGSWKHRKALAQEWVMVSLLGRTKASGGMALKPRAEMTRYLKDAGFAVRDVVDLGQGYTTPHVLYVAENSVP, encoded by the coding sequence ATGAGCGACCTCCTCGAACAGGCCCTCCTTCGCTACGACGGGCTGCCCGTCGCAGAGCGCTTCCACGTCCACGCGCGGGCCTTCTCCGCGCCGCTGCTGGCCATGGCCGCGCGCACGCCCGTGGGCGCCGTGGCGGACATCGGCTGCGGGCATGGGTTGCTGTCCGCGCTGCTGGCCCTGGAGGACCCGGGCCGCACCGTGCACGGCGTGGACCCGGACTCGCGCAAGGTGGCCTGGGCACGGCGAGCGCTCGCGGGCCAACCCAACGTGCGCGTCGAGGAAGGCACCGTGGAGGAGACCCTGGCCCGAGGGGCTCTTGGGCGCTTCGACGCGGCGGTGGTGTGCGACGTGCTGTACCTGCTGCCGGAGTCGAAGTGGGCCGGCTTCCTCTCCACCGTGCGGGGCCTGCTGAAGCCCGGCGGGCGGCTGCTGCTCAAGGAGGTGGAGGGTGACGGCTCCTGGAAGCACCGCAAGGCGCTGGCGCAGGAGTGGGTGATGGTGTCGCTGCTGGGCCGCACGAAGGCCAGCGGCGGCATGGCGCTGAAGCCTCGAGCCGAGATGACGCGCTACCTGAAGGACGCGGGCTTCGCGGTGCGCGACGTGGTGGACCTGGGGCAGGGCTACACCACGCCGCACGTCCTCTACGTGGCGGAGAACAGCGTTCCGTAG
- a CDS encoding sigma-54-dependent transcriptional regulator encodes MNQVKRAKVLVVDDDSVVLKAVTQILQREGHPVVAIDDAVEGLAAAKDPTIDVVVLDIKMPNLSGMDLLRGIKADRPDVEVIMMTAFATVETAVEAVKAGAYDYLTKPFENIDEVSLTVAKAAERKALKDRTRALEEALTVRSQFEDLIGQSTQMRSVFKLVETVSHSTATVLIQGESGTGKELVARAIHYRSARKDKPFVAVNCSALTETLLESELFGHVKGSFTGATGNKKGLFEAADGGTIFLDEIGDVPPATQVRLLRVLQEGEVKRVGANEPVKVDVRVIAATHVDLSRAKEQGKFREDLFYRLNVITIDLPPLRDRPEDVPLLAHHFLKLYASKADKKVTGISPRAMEALTCNRWTGNVRELENVIERAVVLTGNEVIDVEDLPPGFQSAPQPDSTVEVFSLAHLPYAQAKRLAMRAFERRYLSALLEKNNQNVSSAARAAGVDRSNFRRLLKQYEVAGRSMKPRVVSQDDGEALEAAS; translated from the coding sequence GTGAACCAAGTCAAGCGCGCCAAAGTCCTCGTCGTGGATGACGACTCCGTCGTCCTCAAGGCCGTGACGCAGATTCTCCAGCGCGAGGGCCACCCGGTGGTGGCCATTGACGACGCGGTGGAGGGCCTGGCGGCCGCGAAGGATCCGACCATCGACGTGGTCGTCCTCGACATCAAGATGCCCAACCTGTCCGGCATGGACCTGCTGCGCGGCATCAAGGCCGACCGCCCGGATGTGGAGGTCATCATGATGACGGCCTTCGCCACCGTGGAGACGGCGGTGGAGGCGGTGAAGGCGGGGGCGTACGACTACCTCACCAAGCCCTTCGAGAACATCGACGAGGTCAGCCTCACGGTGGCCAAGGCGGCCGAGCGCAAGGCGCTCAAGGACCGCACCCGCGCGCTGGAGGAGGCCCTCACGGTCCGCAGCCAGTTCGAGGACCTCATCGGCCAGTCCACGCAGATGCGCTCCGTCTTCAAGCTGGTGGAGACGGTGAGCCACTCCACCGCCACGGTGCTCATCCAGGGGGAGAGCGGCACCGGCAAGGAGCTGGTGGCCCGCGCCATCCACTACCGCAGCGCGCGCAAGGACAAGCCCTTCGTGGCGGTCAACTGTTCGGCGCTGACGGAGACGCTGCTGGAGAGCGAGCTCTTCGGTCACGTGAAGGGCAGCTTCACCGGCGCCACCGGCAACAAGAAGGGCCTCTTCGAGGCGGCCGACGGCGGCACCATCTTCCTGGACGAAATTGGCGACGTGCCCCCGGCCACCCAGGTACGTCTGCTGCGCGTGCTCCAGGAGGGTGAAGTCAAGCGCGTGGGCGCCAACGAGCCGGTGAAGGTGGACGTGCGCGTCATCGCCGCCACCCACGTGGACCTGTCCCGCGCCAAGGAGCAGGGCAAGTTCCGCGAGGACCTCTTCTACCGCCTCAACGTCATCACCATCGACCTGCCGCCCCTGCGTGACCGGCCCGAGGACGTGCCCCTGCTGGCGCACCACTTCCTCAAGCTCTACGCCTCCAAGGCGGACAAGAAGGTGACGGGCATCTCCCCGCGCGCCATGGAAGCCCTCACCTGCAACCGGTGGACGGGCAACGTGCGTGAGCTGGAGAACGTCATCGAGCGCGCGGTGGTGCTGACGGGCAACGAGGTCATCGACGTGGAGGACCTGCCGCCGGGCTTCCAGTCCGCGCCGCAGCCGGACTCCACGGTGGAGGTGTTCAGCCTGGCACACCTGCCGTACGCCCAGGCCAAGCGCCTGGCGATGCGTGCCTTCGAGCGCCGCTACCTGTCCGCGCTGCTGGAGAAGAACAACCAGAACGTCTCCAGCGCCGCGCGCGCGGCGGGCGTGGACCGCTCCAACTTCCGTCGCCTGCTCAAGCAGTACGAGGTGGCCGGCCGGTCCATGAAGCCCCGCGTGGTCTCCCAGGACGACGGCGAGGCGCTGGAAGCCGCGTCCTGA
- a CDS encoding bifunctional metallophosphatase/5'-nucleotidase produces MTKKTALARREALLALAAVLASGCATSAPSPTPAPPSGTVRLTLLHLADVYQVQAVEEGRGGMARAATLRKQVLRESPHVLTLMGGDTLSPSVESLVEVDGKALKGRHMVDAWNAFGLDYAVLGNHEFDFGDDVLRERIRESRFTWLGANVRDTKSGGLFAGVQASAIRELGGIKLGLFGVVLQETKATTKAGKDTLFGDVCEAARGEVAKLREAGAQVVVALTHLTADQDRALTRCVKVDAVLGGHDHEALEDRSTGTPIFKVAADAVDLGRLTLDVDAATAAVRQVTWQTLPVTRQVPEDAAFNAAMQPYAALFNQLSEHVGRSPVALEARAALVRTQETNLGSFVADAFRAAARADVALVNAGALRADALLPAGGVTRRDLHAILPYADELVVLEVKGDTLRAALENGVSLSREDSRPGRFPQVSGLEFTFDSDRPAGQRVLGVKVGGRPLDKAATYRLATLSFLASGKDGYDMLRNQPSTPARVTGNSPLDVLAEAFRTGTPSPHAQADGRISRRGTGALAPDARQPPAPLK; encoded by the coding sequence ATGACGAAGAAGACAGCGCTGGCCCGACGTGAGGCCCTGCTCGCGTTGGCCGCGGTCCTTGCCAGCGGATGCGCCACGAGCGCCCCCTCCCCCACGCCCGCACCGCCTTCCGGCACGGTGCGCCTGACGCTCCTTCACCTGGCGGACGTCTACCAGGTCCAGGCCGTCGAGGAAGGAAGGGGGGGCATGGCCCGCGCCGCCACGCTGCGCAAGCAGGTGCTTCGCGAGAGCCCCCACGTCCTGACGCTGATGGGGGGCGACACGCTGTCTCCGTCCGTGGAGTCGCTGGTGGAGGTGGACGGCAAGGCGCTCAAGGGCCGGCACATGGTGGACGCGTGGAATGCGTTCGGCCTGGACTACGCGGTGCTGGGCAACCACGAGTTCGACTTCGGCGACGATGTCCTGCGTGAGCGCATCCGCGAGTCCCGCTTCACGTGGCTCGGGGCCAACGTGCGGGACACGAAGTCCGGGGGCCTCTTCGCGGGGGTCCAGGCCTCCGCGATTCGGGAGTTGGGCGGCATCAAGCTGGGCCTCTTCGGCGTGGTGCTCCAGGAGACAAAGGCCACCACGAAGGCCGGCAAGGACACGCTCTTCGGAGACGTCTGCGAGGCGGCCCGGGGCGAGGTGGCGAAGCTGCGCGAGGCCGGCGCCCAGGTGGTGGTGGCCCTCACCCACCTGACGGCGGACCAGGACCGGGCGCTCACCCGCTGCGTCAAGGTGGACGCGGTGCTCGGGGGGCATGACCACGAGGCGCTGGAGGACCGCAGCACGGGCACGCCCATCTTCAAGGTGGCGGCGGACGCGGTGGACCTGGGCCGGCTCACGCTGGACGTGGACGCGGCGACGGCCGCGGTGCGCCAGGTGACGTGGCAGACGCTGCCGGTGACGCGGCAGGTGCCGGAGGACGCGGCCTTCAACGCGGCCATGCAGCCCTATGCCGCGCTGTTCAACCAGTTGTCCGAGCACGTGGGCCGCTCCCCCGTGGCCCTGGAGGCGCGGGCCGCGCTGGTGCGCACCCAGGAGACGAACCTGGGCTCGTTCGTCGCGGATGCGTTCCGCGCGGCGGCCAGGGCGGACGTGGCGCTGGTCAACGCCGGGGCGCTGCGCGCGGACGCGCTGCTGCCCGCGGGTGGTGTCACCCGGCGGGACTTGCACGCCATCCTGCCGTACGCGGATGAGCTGGTGGTGCTGGAGGTGAAGGGGGACACGCTGCGCGCGGCGCTGGAGAACGGCGTCAGCCTCAGCCGCGAGGACTCACGGCCGGGCCGCTTTCCGCAGGTATCCGGGCTGGAGTTCACCTTCGATTCGGACCGGCCCGCCGGCCAGCGGGTGCTGGGCGTGAAGGTGGGCGGAAGGCCGTTGGACAAGGCAGCCACGTACCGGCTGGCAACGCTGAGCTTCCTCGCCAGCGGCAAGGACGGCTACGACATGCTGCGGAACCAGCCGTCCACGCCGGCCAGGGTGACGGGGAACTCGCCCCTGGACGTGCTGGCGGAGGCGTTCCGCACCGGTACGCCGTCGCCGCATGCCCAGGCGGATGGCCGTATCTCCCGGCGCGGCACGGGCGCCCTGGCCCCCGACGCGCGTCAGCCGCCCGCGCCGCTGAAGTAG
- a CDS encoding NAD(+)/NADH kinase, whose protein sequence is MQTLAIVAKRDKPEAVALAAQIRERYPHLSVLADRTLAHELGWPRVDDRELVTRADLMVVLGGDGTLIYAARLLGGRGVPILGVNLGSLGFMTEVPVEELYPMLEQVLAGRFQVDSRMKLTCRLLRGGRVLIEDEVLNDVVINKGALARIADHETSIDGVPITTYKSDGVILATPTGSTAYSLSAGGPIVHPSVDCTVLSPICSHALTQRSIVVPADRTIRVTLRSETADTYLTIDGQTGHGLQGGDCIEVVRSPNRVNLVRNPKVAYFSILRQKLHWGER, encoded by the coding sequence GTGCAGACCCTGGCAATCGTCGCGAAGAGGGACAAGCCCGAGGCGGTAGCGCTCGCGGCTCAAATCCGTGAGCGGTACCCCCACCTGTCGGTGCTGGCGGACCGCACGCTGGCCCATGAGCTGGGCTGGCCGCGGGTGGATGACCGGGAGCTGGTGACCCGGGCGGACCTGATGGTGGTGCTGGGCGGTGACGGCACGCTCATCTACGCGGCGCGCCTGCTCGGTGGCCGCGGGGTTCCGATTCTGGGCGTCAACCTGGGCAGCCTGGGCTTCATGACGGAAGTCCCGGTGGAAGAGCTGTACCCCATGCTGGAGCAGGTGCTCGCGGGGCGCTTCCAGGTGGACTCCCGGATGAAGCTCACCTGCCGCCTGCTGCGCGGGGGCAGGGTGCTCATCGAGGACGAGGTCCTCAACGACGTGGTCATCAACAAGGGCGCGCTGGCGCGCATCGCCGACCACGAGACGTCCATCGACGGGGTCCCCATCACGACCTACAAGTCGGACGGCGTCATCCTGGCCACGCCCACCGGCTCCACGGCGTACTCGCTGTCGGCGGGGGGGCCCATCGTCCACCCGTCGGTGGACTGCACGGTGCTGTCGCCCATTTGTTCGCACGCCCTCACGCAGCGCTCCATCGTCGTGCCGGCGGACCGGACCATCCGGGTGACGCTGCGCAGTGAGACGGCGGACACGTACCTGACCATCGACGGGCAGACGGGCCACGGGCTCCAGGGTGGGGACTGCATCGAGGTGGTGCGCTCGCCCAACCGGGTGAACCTGGTGCGCAACCCGAAGGTGGCCTACTTCTCCATCCTCCGGCAGAAGCTCCACTGGGGCGAGCGCTGA
- a CDS encoding YdcF family protein, translating into MFLFLSKVLDLLLAPLSWALLLWLVAWGLRRRRERLSRVLSVLGGVVLYAFSIEPVAMGLMRATEAGAVRSFQPGATYDAVIVLGGGLDPAATERTGVPEYNAAAERVLRGFELLREGRARQVLISGGSLDPRPEAVVEADVLLRQLQQWGIPRERIVTEGRSRNTRENAVESARIIQARGWKSLLLVTSAAHMPRAAGCFAAVGLRPDLLPVDSRASNTPLRRMSWLPRSGALNLSTDALRELAGRVVYRVRGWTAP; encoded by the coding sequence GTGTTCCTCTTCCTGTCGAAGGTGCTGGACCTGCTGCTGGCGCCGCTCTCCTGGGCGCTGCTGCTGTGGCTGGTGGCCTGGGGGCTGCGGCGGCGACGTGAGCGGCTGTCGCGCGTGCTGAGTGTGCTGGGCGGCGTGGTGCTGTACGCCTTCTCCATCGAGCCGGTGGCCATGGGGCTGATGCGGGCGACGGAGGCGGGGGCGGTGCGGTCCTTCCAACCGGGGGCCACGTATGACGCCGTCATCGTCCTGGGCGGCGGGTTGGATCCAGCCGCCACGGAGCGCACCGGCGTGCCGGAGTACAACGCGGCGGCGGAGCGGGTGCTGCGGGGCTTCGAGCTGCTGCGCGAGGGCCGGGCTCGGCAGGTGCTCATCTCCGGCGGTTCGCTGGACCCGAGGCCCGAGGCGGTGGTGGAGGCAGACGTGCTGCTCCGGCAGCTCCAGCAGTGGGGGATTCCGCGGGAGCGCATCGTCACGGAAGGGCGCAGCCGCAATACACGGGAGAACGCGGTGGAGTCCGCGCGCATCATCCAGGCGCGAGGGTGGAAGTCCCTGCTGCTGGTGACGAGCGCCGCGCACATGCCGCGCGCCGCGGGTTGCTTCGCGGCGGTGGGGCTGCGTCCGGACCTGTTGCCGGTGGACTCGCGGGCGTCGAACACGCCGCTGCGGCGCATGAGCTGGTTGCCGAGGTCTGGGGCCCTCAACCTGAGCACCGACGCCCTGCGTGAGCTGGCGGGGCGTGTGGTGTATCGCGTGCGAGGCTGGACGGCGCCTTGA
- a CDS encoding mannosyltransferase family protein, translating into MARSASRTIVLVVLSAVVACGAAATAGAWRFFHKDPSNPVVRLDEYFTMGWVAWDSSWYMRIAQEGYQFTPGQQSSVAFFPLYPLLIRAVESLGPNVYQSGVLITLLCGPLALMLFTVWARKLTDEDTALKAGLLMACYPFTLYFYGAMYSDALFVLLVVAAFLLLERGHLGPAVLVAAVATAARPVAPAVVLGLLVRRLEWKHARGEKWSAVDFLPVLSGLGFGAYMLFLWHQFGDPVAFVKVQGSPGWEQIPGWHTWLKVSWFERVVLAPQDKREAFRLAAHAFFTLLALALVWPTRKLLGWGYAVYVLAIVGLPAWSTKDFMGMGRYLLSAFPVFLTAAMLLRERPLLLRGALAVGAASLLVLSWAFGADYYVS; encoded by the coding sequence ATGGCCCGCTCCGCGTCCCGCACCATCGTCCTCGTCGTCCTGTCGGCCGTCGTGGCCTGTGGCGCCGCCGCCACCGCCGGGGCCTGGCGCTTCTTCCACAAGGACCCGAGCAACCCCGTCGTCCGGCTCGACGAGTACTTCACCATGGGCTGGGTGGCCTGGGATTCCAGCTGGTACATGCGGATTGCCCAGGAGGGCTACCAGTTCACCCCGGGCCAGCAGAGCTCGGTGGCGTTCTTCCCGCTGTACCCGCTGCTTATCCGCGCGGTGGAGTCGCTGGGGCCCAATGTGTACCAGTCCGGCGTGCTCATCACGCTGCTGTGCGGCCCGCTGGCGTTGATGCTCTTCACCGTCTGGGCGCGCAAGCTGACGGACGAGGACACGGCGCTGAAGGCCGGGCTGCTGATGGCCTGCTACCCCTTCACGCTCTACTTCTACGGCGCCATGTATTCGGACGCGCTGTTCGTCCTGCTGGTGGTGGCGGCCTTCCTGCTGTTGGAGCGCGGGCACCTGGGGCCCGCCGTCCTCGTCGCGGCGGTGGCCACCGCGGCCCGGCCCGTGGCGCCCGCGGTGGTGCTGGGCCTGCTGGTGCGCCGCCTGGAGTGGAAGCACGCGCGCGGCGAGAAGTGGAGCGCGGTGGACTTCCTGCCGGTGCTGTCGGGCCTGGGCTTCGGCGCGTACATGCTCTTCCTGTGGCACCAGTTCGGTGACCCGGTGGCCTTCGTGAAGGTGCAGGGCTCGCCCGGCTGGGAGCAGATTCCGGGCTGGCACACGTGGCTGAAGGTGAGCTGGTTCGAGCGCGTCGTGCTGGCGCCGCAGGACAAGCGCGAGGCCTTCCGGCTGGCCGCGCACGCCTTCTTTACGTTGCTGGCGCTAGCGCTGGTGTGGCCCACGCGCAAGCTGCTGGGGTGGGGCTACGCCGTCTACGTGCTGGCCATCGTCGGGTTGCCCGCGTGGTCCACCAAGGACTTCATGGGCATGGGGCGCTACCTGCTGTCCGCCTTCCCCGTCTTTCTCACCGCGGCGATGCTCCTGCGCGAACGGCCGCTGCTGCTGCGCGGGGCGCTGGCGGTGGGCGCCGCGTCGCTGCTCGTCCTCTCGTGGGCCTTCGGCGCGGACTACTACGTCTCATGA